TCCGGTGATACGCTGGCGAACCTCTACGATTTGACCGGCGTACTGCTGCCGGATACGCCGCCTTATGAGACTGACGGCCATCTGAAAGTGAAATTCCGCGAAAAAGGCGATGCTGTTTACCGTTACGAGAACTTCAACGGCCATATCGGCGACAGCGATATTCACGGCACGCTCACTTACACCCAGGGCAAACCGCGTCCGAAGCTGAGTGGCGAAGTGATGTCGCGTCAGCTGCGCATGGCGGATCTCGGCCCGCTGATCGGCGTTGACAGCGGCAAAGGCAGTGAAAAAACCGCCCGGGCGGAAACGCAGCGCGGTGAAAAGAGCAATCAGCCCGGCGACCGCGTCTTGCCGCATGACCGCTTCGACACCAAAAACTGGGATGTGATGGATGCCGACGTGAAGTTCAGCGGCAAGCGTATCGAACATAGCGACTCGCTGCCGTTAAGCGATCTCTATACCCATCTGGAGCTGAAAAACGGCGACCTGCTGCTCGATCCCCTGCGCTTCGGCGTGGCAGGCGGTTCGCTCAACTCGACCGTGCGGCTGGAGGGGAGCCGCACGCCGATGCGCGGCCGCGCCGACCTGCACGCCCGTAAGCTGCATCTGCGCCAGCTGTTCCCCGGCGTGGAGGCGATGCAGAACAGCCTCGGCCAGCTAAACGGCGACGCAACGCTGAGCGGCACCGGCAACTCAGTGGCGGATCTGCTGGCGACCAGCAACGGCGACGTCAAACTGCTGATGAATGATGGCGTGATCAGCCGCAGCCTGATGGAGATTGTCGGGCTGAACGTCGGCAACTACGTGGTCGGCAAACTGTTCGGTGATGACGAAGTGCGCATCAACTGCGCGGCCGCTAACCTGGACGTACGCAACGGCCTTGCGACCTCGCGGCTGTTCGTTTTCGATACCAGCAACGCGGTAGTCAACCTCTCCGGCAATGTTAACTTCGCCAATGAACGGATGGATCTCTCGATTAACCCGGAGAGCAAAGGGGTGCGCATCGTTACCCTGCGTTCGCCGCTCTACGTGCGCGGTACCTTTAAAAATCCGGATGCGGGCGTGAAAACCGGGCCGTTGCTGGCGCGCGGCGCGGCGGCGGTAGCGCTGGGCGCAGTGGTGACGCCGGCGGCAGCGCTGCTGGCGCTGATCTCTCCGAGCGATAACGAAGATAACCAGTGCGTTAATATTCTGCAGCAGATGAAAAAATAACCCCGATGCCGCCAGCGGCGGCCACAAAAAAGGCGTCATAACGACGCCTTTTTCTTTTTCCCGACGGCAAGCGCGCCGCGCCGTCAGGCTTCGTACAGCGTCTGATGGCGCGTCTCTTTACAGGCGATCAGCGCAATCAGCGTCAGCAGCGCCATCGCTGCCAGATAGAGGCCGACAGCGAACAGCCCGTAATTGGCGTTGAGCCAGGCGGCGATATAGGGCGCCACCGACGCGCCGAGGATCGACGACAGGTTGTAGGAGAATGATGCCCCGGTGTAGCGCACTTCGGTGGGGAACAGCTCCGGCAGCAGCGCGCCCATCGGGCCAAAGGTCAGCCCCATAATGCTCAGGCCGATCAGCAGGAACAGCATCATCATCGCCTGGCTGCCGGAGGCCATCAGCATCGGGAACAACAGGGCGAACAGCATAATGCCGAGGGTAATCACAATCATGGTTTTGCGGCGGCCGAAGCGATCCGCCAGCAGACCGGCTATCGGCACCATCACGCCGAAGCCGATCACCGCCACCATCAGCATCCACAGCAGGCTGTTGCGCGAGAAGCCCAGCCCGGCGGGTGCCGGCGCGGTGCCGTAGCTCATTGAGTAGACGGTCATAATGTAAAACAGCGTGTAGGTCGCCAGCATGATAAAGGTGCCGAGAAGGGTGGCGCCCAGATGTTTACTGAGCAGGGTGCCGATCGGCACGCGGACCTGCTTTTTCTCTTTCTGCACTTTGGCGAACACCGGGCTTTCATGCAGCGAGACGCGTACGTAAAGGCCGATAATCACCAGCACCGCGGAAAGCACGAACGGCACACGCCAGCCCCAGCTCATAAACTGGGCGTCGGTCAGCAGCCAGGAGAGCAGCAGAAAGGTGCCGTTAGCGAAGAAAAAGCCGATCGGGGCGCCGAGCTGCGGGAACGAACCGTAGAGCGCGCGCTTTTTCGCCGGCGCGTTTTCCGTCGCCAGCAGCGCTGCGCCGCCCCATTCGCCGCCAAGGCCCAGCCCCTGGCCGAAACGTGCCAGCGCCAGCAGCAGCGGGGCGAACACGCCGATGGTATCATAGCCTGGCAGTAGGCCGATCACCACCGTCGAGATGCCCATGGTCAGCAGCGAGGCGACCAGCGTCGCTTTACGCCCGACGCGATCGCCGAAGTGGCCGAACAGCGCGGAGCCGATAGGGCGCGCGACGAAGGCGATGGCAAAGGTCGCCAGCGACTGTAGCGTCGCCACGGTGGCGTCGCCCTGCGGAAAGAAAATATGGGGAAAAACGATCACCGCAGCGGTGGCGTAAATATAAAAATCGAAGAATTCGATGGCCGTGCCGACCAGCGAGGCGATAACCACTTTGCCGCGCGAATTAACCGGCGCGGGGCCGTTTTCGGTGTCGAGAGGTGGTGCGATGGATGCTTGCATAATTGTTTCTTATTTGTAAACCCGGACAAAGAATCTTACGCACTGGCAGAAGCGGGTTCAATGGCGAAAAGCCGCGCCGCGCCTGCCCTCGCGCAGCAAAAAGTGGATAATTTCTGGCAGGAAAGCTTTACCGGCGAATGGCAGGGCGAACGGCGCGTTTTCTGGCGTGAATCACTACAAAACGGGGAAATAAAAGTGAGGGGTTAGCTATTCATACTGACTTATGGCGAAATTTTGCGCACGACGCGGCATTTTCCTCTGTGGATACCGCGTCGTGGCTTAAAGCACTACTTTTTTCGGCGCAGCGTGAGCGGCGGATCGTCCTTATAGTCGGCGGTGGCGATCCAGGCGGCGCAGAACAGCGTCAGGCGCGCAAAGAAGTAGAAGAACGCCATCAGCCCCAGCACCGAACCGAAGGCGGCGCCGGAAGGGGAAGAGGCGAGCTTTGGCAGCGTCAGCGTCATGATGAATTTAATCACCTCAAAGCCGATGGCCGCCAGCAGCGTGCCGCGCAGCAGCGCTTTTTTATGCGGACGGTGACGCGGCAGGATCCAGAAAATCCACAGGAACAGCAGATAGTTGGCAAAGATAGAGATCGAGAGCGCGATCAGTGTCATCGCCGGACGCAGCCACTCAATGCCGTCCAGCCCCAGCGCGCGCACAATCGCATCCTGCGCCGAACCGGCGATGGAGGTCAGCGACAGAGTAATAATCAGCGCCAGCACCAGCCCGGTCAGCGAGATAAAGTCGCGGGTGTACTTGAAATAGATCTTCTCTTTATCCTGCGCGCCGCGTTCCCAGACATCGCGCGACTGCGCGCGCAGCGCCTCGCGCAGGTTGCCCATCCAGCTGATGCCGGAATAGAGCGCCACCAGCAGGCCGGTAATGCCGACGGTGGTACGCTGTTCTACGGCGGTATGCACGGTATTTTTCAACGTGCTGGCCAGCGTCGGATCGCTGATGCTGCTGACGATGCGATCGATCAGCTCGTTCAGCAGCGTCGGGTGTGACGCCAGCACGAAGCCGACGGCGGCGAAAGAGACCATCAGGATCGGGATCAGCGATAAAAAGGAAAAATAGGTGATGGCGGCGCCGAACTGGCTGCCGAGGCGATCGTTGAAGCGCTCCCCGGCGCGCAGAAAGTGCGCCACCGCCGGGATCGCCTGGAACCAGCTGACAAAGCGCGATACGCGGCTAATCGAGCGATCCACGGTGTGATTGCCGGTTTTAATATTAATCAGCGGCTTCTCTTCCTTCCGCTGTTCGGGAGGCTGCGAATATTTGTCCGTCATGAACCGGAGTCATCCTTCTGTTTAGGCGTCAAAATGTCATTATAGCCGCGCTGTTATACGATGGTGTCTTTCATCGCCTGCGTCAGCCACTCCATAAATACCCTGACCCGCTGCGCCAGGTTGCGGCGGTGTGGCCAGAGCAGCGACAGCGGCATCGGGCGGGCGCAAAAATGGGGCAATACTTCAACCAGCTGCTGGCTCTCCAGCAGCGTCTGCACCCCGTGGCGCGGCACCTGGATAATCCCCAGCCCGGCCAGACAGGCGTGGCGGTAGGCGGGTGTCGAATTCACCGTCAGGGCGCCGCCGGTCGGCACAAAGTGACTGCGCTGGCCATCAAAAAACTCAAAGCCGCCGTGGGCGCTGCCGAGCTGCTGGCTGTAATGCACCATCGCATGCTGCGAGAGATCTTCCAGCCGGAGCGGCATCCCGAAACGCATCAGGTAATCGGGGCTGGCGCAATTCATCATCGGCAGATGGCCCAGCGTACGGCTCATCAGGCCGGAATCCTGCAGCTGGCCGATGCGCACCACGCAGTCGAACCCTTCACGGATCACATCCACCTGGCGGTCGCTACTGCTCAGCTCCAGCTCCAGGCCGGGATAGTGCTGCAGAAACTGCGGCAGTTTGGGAATAACGATATCCGTCGCCAGCGCCACCGGCATATCGACGCGCAGGCGACCGCTGAGCGTCGCCGGCTCGCTCTGGAACAGGGCATCCATCTCCTCCAGCGTTGCCAGCACGTCACGGCAGCGCTCGTAGTAGACCAGCCCATCCTGCGTCAGCTGGACGCGGCGCGTAGTGCGGTGCAACAGCCGCGCCCCTACGTGATCCTCCAGCGCCTGAATCTGGCGTGAAATAGTGCCCTTCGGCTGCCCGAGACTTTCCGCCGCGCGGGTGAAGCTTTCCATCTCCGCGACGGTCACAAACACCTTCATTGCATGAATTTTATCCATTTATGCACCGTTTGTTGTCGAAAATGAAACAATGAAGCGTACTGAGCATAGTTTATCGGCGCTGTAGATTTCAATATGCTGGTTTTTCACTCACTAACTGCGTGGAGAAGGACAAATGAGCGATAAAATCGCGTTGATTACCGGCGGCAGCCGGGGTTTAGGGCGTAATGCGGCGCTAAAGCTGGCGGAAAAGGGCGTCGACGTCATTATTACCTGGCGTCAGGATGAGCGGGAGGCAGAAGCAGTGGTGGCCGCAATGCAGGCGTGCGGACGTCGCGCCGCCGCGCTGCAGCTGGACGTGGCGGATGTGCAGCGCTTCGGTGATTTCGTCGCCCGCTTGCAGGAAACGCTGCAGAACGGCTGGCGGCAATCGCGCATTGATTATTTGCTGAACAATGCGGGCGTCGGGCTGTATGGTGCTTTTGCCGAGACCACCGAAGCGCAGTTCGATACCCTAATGCTGACACATTTTAAAGGGCCGTTTTTCCTTACCCAGCGGCTACTGCCGCTGATTAACGATGGCGGACGTATTCTGAACGTCTCCAGCGGCCTGGCGCGTTTCAGCCAGCCGGGCTATGCCGCCTACGCTTCGATGAAGGGGGCGATGGAGGTGCTGACGCGCTATCAGGCGCGCGAGCTGGGGGCGCGCGGCATTACGGTCAATATTCTGGCGCCGGGGGCGATTGAAACCGACTTTGGCGGCGGTTCAGTGCGCGACAACCCCGAAATCAACGCCTGGATCGCTTCGCAAACCGCGCTGGGCCGCGCCGGGCTGCCGGACGATATCGGCTACGCGGTGGCGGCGCTGTTCAGCGATGAAACGCGCTGGATCACCGCCCAGCGCATTGAGGCCTCTGGCGGCATGTTCCTGTAATTCACGCCGTCAGCACACCGTCGATCGCCGTTCGGGTCGCGCCGCCGATCCAGAGGGCGTCGTCGCGAAAGCGCACGCTGATGCGGCCGTCACGCTGTATCGCGGTGCCCTGACGGGCGAGGTAGTCATGCGTCAATCCCTGCGCCGCCAGATAGCGCGCCAGGCAGGCGTTTGCGCTGCCGGTGACCGGATCCTCTGTTAGCGCGCCCTGTTCCACCAGCAGGCCGCGCACTTCATACGCCACCTCCTCCTCTGCCGTCGGGCCGAACGGCATCAGGCCATTAACCCCGGCGTCCGCCAGCAGCTGCGCCAGACGCGACGCGTCGGGATGAATATCCAGCACCGCCTGCGCCGATACCATCGGCACCAGCAGCCAGCGAATGCCCATATCGACGATGGTCACGCTATGCTGCCTGTCAACGGCTTCGCTGTTCAGCGCCGCCGCGATGCCAGGATGCTGCCACGGCGTCAGCGTCGCTTCCGGCGCGGCGAACGCCAGCTCGCCGCCCTCGCCGATCGCCACCTGCACCAGCCCGACGCCGCACTCCTGTACCAGGCGGCCCGGCGTTTTCGGCTGATGTCCCGCCTCCAGCAGCGCGTGGGCGGTGCCCAGCGTCGGGTGCCCGGCGAAAGGCAGCTCGCCTTCAATGGTGAAGATGCGCACCCGGTAATCGGCGTCGGGATGCGTCGGCGGTAACACGAAGGTGGTTTCTGAAAGATGGGTCCAGCGGGCGATGGCCTGCATTTGCGCCGCGCTCAGCGCGCTGGCGTCGAGGATCACCGCCAGCGGATTGCCGCTGAAAGGCGTGCTGCTGAAGACATCGACCTGCTTAAAAGGGCGCGGAGTGGCCATGATTTTCCCAGTG
This DNA window, taken from Mixta gaviniae, encodes the following:
- a CDS encoding LysR family transcriptional regulator, producing the protein MDKIHAMKVFVTVAEMESFTRAAESLGQPKGTISRQIQALEDHVGARLLHRTTRRVQLTQDGLVYYERCRDVLATLEEMDALFQSEPATLSGRLRVDMPVALATDIVIPKLPQFLQHYPGLELELSSSDRQVDVIREGFDCVVRIGQLQDSGLMSRTLGHLPMMNCASPDYLMRFGMPLRLEDLSQHAMVHYSQQLGSAHGGFEFFDGQRSHFVPTGGALTVNSTPAYRHACLAGLGIIQVPRHGVQTLLESQQLVEVLPHFCARPMPLSLLWPHRRNLAQRVRVFMEWLTQAMKDTIV
- a CDS encoding PhzF family phenazine biosynthesis protein; protein product: MATPRPFKQVDVFSSTPFSGNPLAVILDASALSAAQMQAIARWTHLSETTFVLPPTHPDADYRVRIFTIEGELPFAGHPTLGTAHALLEAGHQPKTPGRLVQECGVGLVQVAIGEGGELAFAAPEATLTPWQHPGIAAALNSEAVDRQHSVTIVDMGIRWLLVPMVSAQAVLDIHPDASRLAQLLADAGVNGLMPFGPTAEEEVAYEVRGLLVEQGALTEDPVTGSANACLARYLAAQGLTHDYLARQGTAIQRDGRISVRFRDDALWIGGATRTAIDGVLTA
- a CDS encoding AsmA family protein: MSRAGKITSWVIGIFCLLVVVVVVVIATFDWNRLKPTINQKVSTELNRPFAIRGDLGVNWVRNREEPGWRRWVPWPQIHAEDIVLGNPPTIPDVTMVQLQRADATLSPLALLHKEIFIPWIKLQQPDARLIQTADKKNNWTFTLANSDKTDDQPQQPSAWSFRLDNILFDRAHLAYRDAVNKANVKMEIDPLGKPVPYGQVAGGDDKQKGAADFVFGWRASGTYNDQRLDGSGKLGGMLSLRSKTTPFPVQAEVRNGTTRVNITGSLQDPLNLGGLDLRVRFSGDTLANLYDLTGVLLPDTPPYETDGHLKVKFREKGDAVYRYENFNGHIGDSDIHGTLTYTQGKPRPKLSGEVMSRQLRMADLGPLIGVDSGKGSEKTARAETQRGEKSNQPGDRVLPHDRFDTKNWDVMDADVKFSGKRIEHSDSLPLSDLYTHLELKNGDLLLDPLRFGVAGGSLNSTVRLEGSRTPMRGRADLHARKLHLRQLFPGVEAMQNSLGQLNGDATLSGTGNSVADLLATSNGDVKLLMNDGVISRSLMEIVGLNVGNYVVGKLFGDDEVRINCAAANLDVRNGLATSRLFVFDTSNAVVNLSGNVNFANERMDLSINPESKGVRIVTLRSPLYVRGTFKNPDAGVKTGPLLARGAAAVALGAVVTPAAALLALISPSDNEDNQCVNILQQMKK
- a CDS encoding SDR family NAD(P)-dependent oxidoreductase, with protein sequence MSDKIALITGGSRGLGRNAALKLAEKGVDVIITWRQDEREAEAVVAAMQACGRRAAALQLDVADVQRFGDFVARLQETLQNGWRQSRIDYLLNNAGVGLYGAFAETTEAQFDTLMLTHFKGPFFLTQRLLPLINDGGRILNVSSGLARFSQPGYAAYASMKGAMEVLTRYQARELGARGITVNILAPGAIETDFGGGSVRDNPEINAWIASQTALGRAGLPDDIGYAVAALFSDETRWITAQRIEASGGMFL
- a CDS encoding MFS transporter, coding for MQASIAPPLDTENGPAPVNSRGKVVIASLVGTAIEFFDFYIYATAAVIVFPHIFFPQGDATVATLQSLATFAIAFVARPIGSALFGHFGDRVGRKATLVASLLTMGISTVVIGLLPGYDTIGVFAPLLLALARFGQGLGLGGEWGGAALLATENAPAKKRALYGSFPQLGAPIGFFFANGTFLLLSWLLTDAQFMSWGWRVPFVLSAVLVIIGLYVRVSLHESPVFAKVQKEKKQVRVPIGTLLSKHLGATLLGTFIMLATYTLFYIMTVYSMSYGTAPAPAGLGFSRNSLLWMLMVAVIGFGVMVPIAGLLADRFGRRKTMIVITLGIMLFALLFPMLMASGSQAMMMLFLLIGLSIMGLTFGPMGALLPELFPTEVRYTGASFSYNLSSILGASVAPYIAAWLNANYGLFAVGLYLAAMALLTLIALIACKETRHQTLYEA
- the yhjD gene encoding inner membrane protein YhjD: MTDKYSQPPEQRKEEKPLINIKTGNHTVDRSISRVSRFVSWFQAIPAVAHFLRAGERFNDRLGSQFGAAITYFSFLSLIPILMVSFAAVGFVLASHPTLLNELIDRIVSSISDPTLASTLKNTVHTAVEQRTTVGITGLLVALYSGISWMGNLREALRAQSRDVWERGAQDKEKIYFKYTRDFISLTGLVLALIITLSLTSIAGSAQDAIVRALGLDGIEWLRPAMTLIALSISIFANYLLFLWIFWILPRHRPHKKALLRGTLLAAIGFEVIKFIMTLTLPKLASSPSGAAFGSVLGLMAFFYFFARLTLFCAAWIATADYKDDPPLTLRRKK